DNA sequence from the Streptomyces tsukubensis genome:
ACGGGCCGATGAGGACGGTGCCCGATTTGGCCATCGGCTGGCCGTTGACGTAGGTGCCGTTGTGCGAGCCGAGGTCGCGGAGCTGGAAGCGGCCGTCGGGGTCGGCGGTGAACTCGGCGTGGTGGCGCGAGACCTGGAGGTCGGAGACGACGAGTTCGTTCTCCAAGGCGCGGCCGATGCGCATCACCCGGCCGAGGGCGAGCTGGTGGAAGGTGGTCGGGCTGCGGTCGCCGTAGCCCTGCGGGGCGCCGCCGGGGCCCGGGCCCCGGTGGGGCGGGGCCTGCTGGGCAGGGACCTGCGGAAGGTGCTGCTGCGGGGATATGTAGTGCTGCTGTTGGGGGTCCGGCCCGGCGGGCGGGGCGTAGGCCCGGGGTGCCTGGGCCTGCGCCTCCGCCTGGACGGGTGCCTGGACGGGTGCCTGGACGGCGGTGGCCGGTGCCTCCGCGGTCCCGCCCGCGGGTGCGGCGGACAGCTTCAGCAGTGGACCGTCGTCGGCGTTGCCCAGACGCACCGTCGAACCGGACGCGAGGTCGGCCTGCTGGATCCGCCGGCCCTCCGCATAGGTGCCGTTGGTGCTGCCGTGATCCTCGATGAGCCAATTGCGGCCGCTCCAGCGGATACCGGCGTGCCGCCAGGAGACCCGGGCGTCGTCCAGTACGACGTCACCCTGTGGATCCCGCCCCAGTGTGTACGTTCTGGACGTGTCGAGCGTCCAGAACCGGCCGTTCCATTCCAGTACGAGTTCCCGCACTCCATGCCCCACTTGCTTGTCCCCCGAACGACCCCCGTGACTGGGAGTCCAAAGGGCTGCGAACAGTCGGGGGAACTATTCCAGGCGTGGTGGCCGGGAGGGAAGCCGGGCCGTGCGGCGAGCGCGACGGCCGGAAACGCACGGCCCGTTGACGGGACGCGGGCCCCGCCGGACAGTGGTATCCGTCCATCACTCCCCGCAGCGCCCCGGAGCCCGGCGGCCCCGGCGCACGGGCGGGGGGATCGGGGGGTCTCGTGGAGGGCACGGGCGGTTCGGGCGGCCGGACCGGCGGGGCGGGGCGGCATCGGGCCCCTGCTCCGCCGACGCCACGGACGGTACGGGCGGTGCGGCCGATGCCGTGGGGCGATGTGCTGCTCACCTCCGTCGCCGCGGTGAGCTGGGCGTACGTCGGCATGGGCGCGGTGGCCGCGCTGGGGCTGCACCTTCTGGAGGCGGATGCCCACGGGCGGCTCGGGCCGCTGACCGCCGCCGTGGTGGTCCTGGCGGTGGGCGGCACCGTGAGACCGTCCGGGGACGTATCGGCGTTCGGCCTGGAGGGCGGGCAGGCGCGGACGGCCGTCGACCTCGCCCCGCTGGGTGTGGGGCTGGCCGGGGCCCTGTTACTGGCGTACGTCTTCCTGCGCTCGCTGCGCCGGGCGGGCACCGGCGTCGGGGCGAGCGAACTCGCCGTACGGGCCGGGGCGGTGGTACTGCTGTTCGCCGGGGTCACCGCTGGGCTGGCCTGGGCGGGCCGCGATGCGGTCACGTTCGACGGGCAGGGCATCAGCGGCGACGGCGGCGGTGACGGCGGGATCCGGGTGCCCGGGCTGGGCAGCGTCGACGTCGACGATCTCATCGGGGGCGGCGGGGGCCTGCGGGACGGACTGGCGGATCTGGTGGGCGCGCGGGCGTCGGTCGGCTTCCGGGTGGACGCGGTGCCGTCGGTCCTCGGGGCACTGCTCTGGGCGGCCGGGGTGCTGGCGATCGCGCTGCTGGTGGGCCGGTGCCCGCTGCCGGGTGTCCTGGGCCGGATCCACCGTCAGGTCAGGCCCGCGGCTTCGGCGCTGGTCTCGGTGGCGCTGGCCGCCGTGGCGGCGGGCTGGGCAGCGGCGGCGTACGCGGCCGTCGGGGACGAGCATCCGAGGCTGATCGCCGGATCGACGCTGCTCGGGGCGCCGAACGGGGTCTGGACCGGGGTGCCGCTCGGGCTGTTCGTGCCCTTCGACGGGCGGGCCGAGGGCGCGCTGGCCGAGGCTGCGCTCCCCGATCCGCTCGGTGAACTCCTCCGGCTCGCGGCGGACGAGCCCGTGACGGTCGCCCGGCTCGCCGGTCTCGACGGGCGGGTCTGGCTGCTGGCGGTGGGCGCGGCGGTGCTGATGCTGCACGCGGGGGTGCTGGCGGCGGCCCGTACCCCGATCGGCGCAGGGGGCGCGGCCGGGTTCGCCGTCCGGTGCGCGGTACGCCTCGGGGCGCTGACGGCCCTCGCGCTGCCGCTGCTGGTGTGGCTGACCCGGGTGTCCGTGGGCGCGTCCCTCTCGGTGCTGGGCTTCGACGCCTTCGGGGCGGGAATCGAACTGGCCGGCCGTACGGGCCGGGCGGCGGCGCTGGGCGCACTGTGGGGCGCGGGCGCGGGCTGCGCGGGCGCACTACTGGTGTACGGGGCCTGGCACCGGGGGCGCGGGCGGCTCACCGGGGAGCCCGTGCCGGTGCCGTCCGGCGGCGGAACCGGGCCGGAGGGGCCCGGCGCCGCCCCGGACGCGGCGGGTCCCGGGCGGTACGGTCCGGGGGCCGGCACCCCGGGCCCCTACGATCCGGCGCCGCCGTACCGGCCGCCGAATCCCGGGACCAATCCCTATCTGCGGCGGCCGCCGGATCCCCGGTGACCGGTGTCCAGCAACCGGGACGCGTCGTCTCGCCGTAACCTTTCGCGGTTACGGTGGGACACACCATGAGCGCTTCGCAGAATTCCGACGTACGTACTCTTCTGGTCAAGATCTTCGGGAAGGACCGGCCGGGTATCACCGCCGGTCTGTTCGACACCCTGGCCGCCTACGCGGTCGATGTGGTCGATATCGAGCAGGTCGTCTCCCGGGGCCGCCTGGTGCTGTGCGCCCTGGTCACCGCGCCGAAGGCGGCGGGTGCCGACGAGGGCGAGCTGCGGGCCACCGTCCACAGCTGGGCCGAGTCGATGAAACTCCAGGCGGAGATCATCTCCGGCACGGGCGACAACCGCCCGCGCGGGGTCGGCCGCTCGCACGTGACGGTGCTCGGGCATCCGCTGACGGCCGAGTCGACGGCCGCCATAGCGGCCAGGATCACGGAGACCGGCGGCAATATCGACCGGATCTTCCGGCTGGCCAAGTATCCGGTGACCGCGGTGGAGTTCGCGGTGTCGGGAGCGGCGACCGAGGCGCTGCGGACGGCGCTGGCGACCTGCGCGGCCGAGATCGGTGTCGATGTGGCGGTGGTCTCCGCGGGGCTGCACCGGCGTGCCCAGCGGCTGGTGGTGATGGACGTCGACTCGACGCTCATCCAGGACGAGGTCATCGAGTTGTTCGCGGCGCACGCGGGCTGCGAGGAGCAGGTCGCCGAGGTCACGGCCGCCGCTATGCGCG
Encoded proteins:
- a CDS encoding streptophobe family protein, which gives rise to MPWGDVLLTSVAAVSWAYVGMGAVAALGLHLLEADAHGRLGPLTAAVVVLAVGGTVRPSGDVSAFGLEGGQARTAVDLAPLGVGLAGALLLAYVFLRSLRRAGTGVGASELAVRAGAVVLLFAGVTAGLAWAGRDAVTFDGQGISGDGGGDGGIRVPGLGSVDVDDLIGGGGGLRDGLADLVGARASVGFRVDAVPSVLGALLWAAGVLAIALLVGRCPLPGVLGRIHRQVRPAASALVSVALAAVAAGWAAAAYAAVGDEHPRLIAGSTLLGAPNGVWTGVPLGLFVPFDGRAEGALAEAALPDPLGELLRLAADEPVTVARLAGLDGRVWLLAVGAAVLMLHAGVLAAARTPIGAGGAAGFAVRCAVRLGALTALALPLLVWLTRVSVGASLSVLGFDAFGAGIELAGRTGRAAALGALWGAGAGCAGALLVYGAWHRGRGRLTGEPVPVPSGGGTGPEGPGAAPDAAGPGRYGPGAGTPGPYDPAPPYRPPNPGTNPYLRRPPDPR
- the serB gene encoding phosphoserine phosphatase SerB, whose translation is MSASQNSDVRTLLVKIFGKDRPGITAGLFDTLAAYAVDVVDIEQVVSRGRLVLCALVTAPKAAGADEGELRATVHSWAESMKLQAEIISGTGDNRPRGVGRSHVTVLGHPLTAESTAAIAARITETGGNIDRIFRLAKYPVTAVEFAVSGAATEALRTALATCAAEIGVDVAVVSAGLHRRAQRLVVMDVDSTLIQDEVIELFAAHAGCEEQVAEVTAAAMRGELDFEQSLHARVALLAGLDASVVDKVRAEVRLTPGARTLIRTLKRLGFQVGVVSGGFTQVTDDLQERLGLDFASANTLEIVDGKLTGRVTGEIVDRAGKARLLRRFAAEAGVPLAQTVAIGDGANDLDMLNAAGLGVAFNAKPVVREAAHTAVNVPFLDAVLYLLGITREEVEAADAAEPAGRGEAAH